The Limnochorda sp. LNt genome includes a region encoding these proteins:
- a CDS encoding carbohydrate ABC transporter permease: MGRLGGRRGQRHVAALFLLPASLLYLLYVLAPIPLSFYYSLFRWDGLTTARFIGAGNWAELARDAIFWKSLGNNLKLVALSVLIQLPLGLGLALLTTQRGRTRKWAQGALFVPMMLSSVAIGILWKYVYDPNFGLLNGLLEVVGLPGLRRAWLGEPATALYAVIATVSWQYTPLYMLLFSAGLLGIPSELYEAAAIDGATGLQSFLHVTLPMLRATAATALTLAVVGSLKYFDLIYVMTEGGPLYSTEVMATYMYRKAFHEFRMGYGSTVAVAMFLAAAAAAAAILTSGIRPGRKEGR, from the coding sequence ATGGGGCGACTCGGAGGGCGTCGGGGCCAGCGGCACGTGGCGGCACTCTTCCTCCTGCCGGCGTCGCTGCTGTATCTGCTCTACGTCCTCGCCCCCATCCCGCTCTCCTTCTACTATTCGCTATTTCGTTGGGACGGGTTGACGACCGCCCGCTTCATCGGGGCGGGCAACTGGGCGGAGCTGGCCCGCGACGCGATCTTCTGGAAGTCCCTTGGCAACAACCTCAAGCTCGTGGCCCTGTCGGTGCTCATCCAGCTCCCGCTGGGGCTGGGGCTGGCCCTGCTTACGACGCAGAGAGGCCGCACCCGCAAGTGGGCCCAGGGTGCGCTCTTCGTGCCGATGATGCTCTCCTCGGTGGCCATCGGCATCCTGTGGAAGTACGTCTACGATCCCAACTTCGGGCTGCTCAACGGCTTGCTCGAGGTGGTGGGGCTCCCAGGGCTTCGGCGGGCCTGGCTCGGGGAGCCGGCCACCGCGCTGTACGCCGTCATCGCCACCGTCAGCTGGCAGTATACGCCCCTGTACATGCTGCTCTTCTCGGCGGGGCTCCTGGGGATCCCGTCGGAGCTGTACGAGGCGGCCGCCATCGACGGCGCGACGGGGCTCCAGAGCTTCCTTCACGTCACCCTGCCCATGCTGCGGGCCACGGCGGCCACGGCTCTGACGCTGGCGGTGGTGGGGTCGCTCAAGTACTTCGACCTCATCTACGTCATGACGGAGGGAGGCCCGCTCTACAGCACCGAGGTGATGGCGACGTACATGTACCGCAAGGCGTTTCACGAGTTTCGGATGGGATACGGCAGCACCGTGGCGGTGGCCATGTTCCTGGCGGCCGCCGCGGCGGCCGCGGCCATCCTGACCAGCGGCATCCGCCCTGGCCGCAAGGAGGGCCGCTGA
- a CDS encoding extracellular solute-binding protein, whose protein sequence is MRRGSLAAILVLGIAVALAASSVSLAGTRLVLWHIQTTDPTLSIIDASVARFRAAHPGVEVEVVPLQNDPYKVRLAVAMGAGDPPDVFISWGGGPLEEYVKAGKVADLTPFLLKDDYIDRFPPAAMGPVTFGGRYYGVPVENVSPAFIWYNRNFWNRYGVSPPSTWDDFLAVADKFKGAGVIPVSLANRTKWPGSMWYMYLVDRIAGEQVFRRAVERTGSFADPPFVRAGEEIQRLVDLGIFPPGFNGIDWDTGGSRMLLYSGRAAMELMGSWQYQIVYGENPEFFEDLDYFPFPTYPGGVGDPTNLIGTPGDNYYSIAASSPNKELAFELIQYLIDDVAVSRRIAAGKIPPVAGVENQLTDPVLRRLYMDFARANHMQLWYDQYLPPELGEVHKNTLQAVFGKTMTPQQAAQEMEAAARNYYGR, encoded by the coding sequence ATGCGCAGGGGTAGTCTCGCGGCCATCCTCGTACTCGGGATCGCGGTGGCGCTGGCGGCGTCGAGCGTGAGCCTGGCCGGGACCAGGCTGGTGTTGTGGCACATCCAGACGACGGATCCCACCCTCTCCATCATCGACGCCAGTGTCGCACGGTTTCGAGCCGCTCATCCCGGCGTCGAGGTCGAGGTCGTCCCGCTCCAAAACGACCCGTACAAGGTGAGGCTCGCCGTAGCGATGGGCGCCGGCGACCCGCCCGACGTCTTCATCAGCTGGGGTGGCGGACCGCTGGAGGAGTACGTCAAGGCGGGCAAGGTGGCGGACCTGACGCCCTTCCTGCTGAAGGACGACTACATCGATCGCTTCCCGCCGGCGGCCATGGGCCCCGTCACCTTCGGAGGCCGCTACTACGGCGTACCGGTGGAGAACGTCTCGCCCGCCTTCATCTGGTACAACCGCAACTTCTGGAACCGCTACGGCGTCAGCCCGCCCTCGACGTGGGACGACTTCCTGGCGGTGGCGGACAAGTTCAAGGGCGCCGGTGTCATCCCGGTCTCGCTGGCCAACCGCACGAAGTGGCCCGGCTCCATGTGGTACATGTACCTGGTGGATCGCATCGCCGGGGAGCAGGTCTTCCGCCGGGCCGTGGAGCGGACGGGCTCCTTTGCCGACCCGCCCTTCGTCAGGGCGGGCGAGGAGATCCAGCGCCTGGTCGATCTCGGCATCTTTCCCCCGGGCTTCAATGGGATCGACTGGGACACGGGCGGCAGCCGCATGCTGCTCTACTCGGGCCGGGCCGCCATGGAGCTGATGGGGAGCTGGCAGTACCAGATCGTCTATGGTGAGAATCCGGAATTCTTCGAGGATCTGGACTACTTCCCCTTCCCCACCTACCCGGGCGGCGTCGGCGATCCCACCAACCTCATCGGGACGCCCGGCGACAACTACTACTCCATCGCAGCGAGCTCGCCCAACAAGGAGCTGGCCTTCGAGCTGATCCAGTACCTCATCGACGACGTCGCGGTGAGCCGGCGCATCGCGGCCGGCAAGATCCCGCCGGTGGCGGGCGTGGAGAACCAGCTGACGGATCCCGTGCTGCGCCGGCTCTACATGGACTTCGCGAGGGCCAACCACATGCAGCTCTGGTATGACCAGTACCTGCCGCCCGAGCTCGGCGAGGTCCACAAGAACACGCTGCAGGCCGTCTTCGGCAAGACGATGACGCCGCAGCAGGCCGCCCAGGAGATGGAGGCGGCGGCCCGCAACTACTACGGGCGCTAG